A single window of Thalassomonas viridans DNA harbors:
- a CDS encoding LysR substrate-binding domain-containing protein, translating to MQTPIRGLRSFCIAAKCLSFKHAAAQLFLTPSAVSHQIKQLEQQVGIELFQRQTRSIELTNAGRQFYDAIEPLITELEATIVQFSNNKQNSTITISLPEFFASELFVPRLNGWAKQHPQVNLQLETVKSANDPLKASDLSIVLASSKPNGSQVDDLFPVSYVAACNPKLYRELSQSGYQALTSVPLILHQSRPWSWHQWAERCGVDDFDPKQIIQFDSMFGVARAAQQGVGIALVPLPISQAWFNEQLLVKLFDHELVTKDRYYLVRHQYHAAAPELDSFTDWIKKAFTA from the coding sequence ATTCAAACCCCCATACGCGGTTTACGCTCCTTTTGTATCGCCGCAAAATGCCTCAGCTTTAAGCATGCCGCCGCACAACTTTTTTTAACTCCTTCAGCGGTCAGCCACCAAATAAAACAGCTGGAACAACAAGTCGGTATCGAACTGTTTCAGCGGCAAACCCGCTCGATAGAATTAACCAACGCCGGCAGACAGTTTTATGATGCCATAGAGCCTTTGATCACTGAGCTCGAAGCCACTATTGTCCAGTTCAGCAATAACAAGCAAAACAGCACCATTACCATCAGCCTGCCGGAATTTTTTGCCAGCGAGCTTTTTGTGCCCAGGCTCAATGGCTGGGCGAAGCAACATCCGCAAGTAAATTTGCAACTGGAAACAGTAAAGTCGGCAAACGATCCGCTCAAGGCCAGTGATCTGTCGATTGTATTAGCCAGCAGCAAGCCCAACGGTAGCCAGGTTGACGACCTGTTTCCCGTTTCTTATGTAGCGGCATGTAACCCTAAGTTATACCGGGAATTATCCCAAAGCGGCTATCAAGCATTAACCTCAGTGCCTTTGATTTTGCACCAGTCCAGACCCTGGTCCTGGCACCAGTGGGCGGAGCGCTGCGGGGTTGATGATTTCGACCCTAAACAAATCATCCAGTTTGACAGCATGTTCGGCGTTGCCCGCGCTGCCCAGCAAGGGGTCGGTATCGCCCTGGTGCCTTTACCCATCAGCCAGGCCTGGTTTAACGAGCAGCTGCTGGTGAAGTTATTCGACCATGAACTGGTGACAAAGGATCGCTACTATCTGGTCCGTCACCAATACCATGCCGCAGCGCCCGAGCTGGACTCCTTTACCGATTGGATCAAAAAAGCTTTTACTGCATAA
- the nhaD gene encoding sodium:proton antiporter NhaD produces MTEYLLVSFAVLALLSIVFEEVTHINKAKTTLFFGCISWITLFVTAGSDQHHAISHHLEENLLEIAVLWLFLMSTMTFVAYLNAKGVIQMAVQKLFPGKLSKRKLMLLVALFSLVLSAICDNVTATLVSLTLLQSFNLDKHTKLKMAVLIIFAVNSGGVALITGDVTTLMIFLNGHVQISQLLLLLVPAVASVFFLAALLSIGTKGEARIQPGEFSYETIDLIVAGIFFSTIVLTMVLNVLFAIPPVLTFMTGLSLMFLVGRFYRSDDEETQMLEYVRKIEYDTLLFFLGILLIVGMLKEIGVLTLITQMYSAFDPNISSFLAGIGSALLDNVPLTAALLKAEPLLTTTQWLGLTYAVGVGGSLLVIGSAAGIIAMSKMKEMTFISYARYIPALLVAYSLGYGITLGLAAYIYG; encoded by the coding sequence ATGACTGAATACCTGCTGGTTTCTTTTGCGGTACTTGCCTTGTTAAGTATTGTTTTTGAAGAAGTAACTCATATCAACAAAGCCAAAACCACGCTGTTTTTCGGCTGTATCTCCTGGATAACTTTATTTGTGACGGCAGGTAGCGATCAACACCATGCCATCAGCCATCATTTAGAGGAAAACTTGCTGGAAATCGCCGTGTTGTGGTTATTTTTGATGTCTACCATGACCTTTGTCGCCTATTTAAATGCCAAAGGTGTGATCCAGATGGCGGTACAAAAGCTATTCCCAGGCAAGTTGTCCAAGCGTAAGCTTATGCTGCTGGTGGCATTGTTCTCCCTGGTGCTCTCGGCCATTTGCGACAATGTTACCGCCACCCTGGTGTCCCTGACCTTATTGCAGTCGTTTAACCTCGACAAGCACACTAAATTAAAGATGGCCGTGCTGATCATCTTTGCCGTCAACTCCGGCGGGGTTGCCCTGATCACGGGTGATGTCACCACTTTGATGATTTTCCTCAACGGCCATGTGCAAATCTCGCAGCTGTTGTTGCTGCTGGTACCGGCCGTTGCCAGCGTTTTCTTTCTGGCGGCCCTGCTCTCCATAGGCACCAAAGGGGAAGCCCGCATTCAGCCGGGCGAGTTCAGTTATGAAACCATAGACCTTATTGTCGCGGGCATCTTTTTCTCCACTATTGTCCTGACCATGGTGTTAAATGTCTTATTCGCCATTCCGCCGGTATTAACTTTTATGACCGGCCTGTCACTGATGTTTCTTGTTGGCCGCTTCTACCGCAGCGACGATGAAGAAACCCAAATGCTGGAATATGTACGCAAAATAGAATACGACACCTTGCTGTTCTTCCTGGGCATTTTATTAATTGTCGGCATGCTCAAAGAAATCGGCGTATTAACTTTAATCACCCAGATGTATTCGGCCTTTGATCCTAATATTTCCAGCTTCCTCGCTGGCATAGGCTCGGCTTTGTTGGACAATGTGCCGCTAACCGCCGCCCTGCTAAAAGCCGAACCGCTGCTAACAACCACGCAGTGGCTGGGGCTGACCTATGCGGTGGGCGTTGGCGGTTCCTTGCTGGTCATAGGCTCTGCTGCCGGTATTATTGCCATGAGCAAGATGAAAGAAATGACTTTTATCTCCTATGCCCGCTATATTCCGGCCCTGCTGGTCGCTTATAGCCTGGGTTACGGCATTACTTTAGGGCTGGCCGCCTATATTTACGGCTAA